A portion of the Streptomyces sp. YPW6 genome contains these proteins:
- a CDS encoding sugar phosphate nucleotidyltransferase: MYAVIMAGGKGVRLRPYTTALPKPLVPIGDQHAILEIVLRQLASAGFTGCTIAIGHLGEIIRAYVGDGSQWGLRVDYSTEESPLGTMGPLLTMRERLPEHFLVMNGDILTDLDYADVLRSHESSGAPLTIATYARQVRIDFGVLTTDASKVVGFTEKPSMDYRVSMGVYGLTRATLDGYAAGLPLGFDELVLDLLRSGKPPHAYDFDGYWLDIGRPDDYDRANAEFTVRKSLLLKGA, encoded by the coding sequence ATGTACGCAGTGATCATGGCCGGTGGCAAGGGTGTCCGCCTGCGGCCCTACACCACGGCCCTGCCCAAGCCGCTGGTACCCATCGGAGACCAGCACGCCATCCTCGAGATCGTCCTGCGCCAGCTCGCCTCGGCCGGCTTCACCGGCTGCACCATCGCCATCGGCCATCTCGGCGAGATCATCCGGGCCTATGTCGGCGACGGCTCCCAGTGGGGCCTGAGAGTCGACTACTCCACCGAGGAGTCCCCGCTGGGGACCATGGGACCGCTCCTGACGATGCGGGAACGGCTGCCGGAGCACTTCCTGGTGATGAACGGGGACATCCTCACCGACCTCGACTACGCCGACGTCCTCCGCAGCCACGAGAGTTCAGGTGCGCCCCTGACCATCGCCACGTACGCGCGTCAGGTCCGCATCGACTTCGGCGTCCTGACGACCGACGCCAGTAAGGTCGTCGGCTTCACGGAGAAGCCAAGCATGGACTACCGCGTCTCCATGGGTGTGTACGGGCTGACCCGGGCCACCCTCGACGGGTACGCCGCCGGCCTGCCGCTGGGCTTCGACGAGTTGGTCCTGGACCTGCTGCGGTCCGGGAAACCGCCGCACGCCTACGACTTCGACGGCTACTGGCTGGACATCGGCCGTCCCGACGACTACGACCGGGCCAACGCGGAGTTCACCGTCCGCAAGTCCCTTCTCCTCAAGGGAGCCTGA
- a CDS encoding NAD(P)-dependent oxidoreductase: MRILVLGSTGYLGAHVAERLGALHGTRVLTGGRSAASDVPADLATDSAGRLAEALAAATPDAVVNCAGATGGNPVTLAETNTRGPAVLCEAMELACPSARLVHLGSAAEYGPGTGRTPATESAATRPLGAYGATKLAGTAIVTASALDALVLRVGNPVGPGAPPGGLPGRVARLLRDAGADTVLRLGDLSAYRDFVDARDVARAAEQAVTAPGPLPRVLNIGGGRAVPVRELVHTLAGIAGFGGRIEEQGAGSARSGQVSWQCSDISAAGTALGWRPSYALRESLTALWSAGARRPVPCAEGEPSS, from the coding sequence ATGCGCATTCTCGTCCTTGGTTCCACCGGATACCTGGGGGCCCACGTCGCCGAGCGGCTCGGTGCTCTCCACGGCACGCGGGTCCTCACCGGGGGGCGGTCCGCCGCCTCCGATGTTCCCGCCGACCTCGCCACCGACTCCGCCGGCCGGCTCGCGGAGGCCCTGGCGGCCGCGACGCCGGACGCCGTGGTCAACTGCGCCGGTGCGACCGGCGGGAACCCGGTGACACTGGCGGAGACCAACACCCGGGGACCCGCCGTGCTGTGCGAGGCCATGGAACTGGCCTGCCCCTCGGCCCGGCTGGTCCACCTCGGTTCGGCCGCCGAGTACGGCCCGGGGACCGGCAGGACTCCGGCCACGGAGTCGGCGGCCACCCGCCCGCTCGGCGCCTACGGGGCCACCAAGCTGGCGGGCACGGCGATCGTGACGGCGTCGGCTCTGGACGCACTCGTCCTGCGGGTCGGCAACCCGGTGGGGCCGGGGGCGCCTCCCGGCGGACTGCCCGGCCGGGTCGCCCGGCTCCTGCGCGACGCGGGCGCGGACACGGTGCTCCGGCTCGGGGACCTGTCGGCGTACCGCGACTTCGTCGACGCCCGTGACGTGGCGCGGGCGGCGGAACAGGCGGTGACGGCGCCCGGGCCGTTGCCGCGTGTGCTCAACATCGGCGGGGGCCGCGCCGTGCCGGTGCGGGAGCTGGTGCACACACTCGCCGGGATCGCGGGCTTCGGCGGACGCATCGAGGAGCAGGGCGCCGGCTCCGCCCGCTCCGGGCAGGTGTCCTGGCAGTGCTCCGACATCTCCGCCGCCGGGACGGCCCTGGGCTGGCGTCCCTCGTACGCACTCCGGGAGTCTCTGACGGCACTGTGGTCCGCCGGCGCCCGCCGGCCGGTCCCGTGTGCGGAAGGCGAACCGTCATCGTGA
- a CDS encoding spherulation-specific family 4 protein yields MSLLIPLYVHPAVDPAAWHRLIEAADRTYAVVLNPADGPGGAADPAFVAAAGALRGAGARVLGYVDTDYGTRRAADVTADAARHREWYATDGCFLDRVSAAGDALPAYRKLVRALRRQGASPVVLNPGVHPAPGYAGIADLLVTFEGPWSTYVSAFSRPDWTTRWAPDRFCHLVYGVPGALAEVAVRAAHERGAAVSGPVTGKPPNPWSRLTPVLSGAER; encoded by the coding sequence GTGAGCCTGCTGATCCCGCTGTACGTCCACCCGGCCGTTGACCCGGCTGCCTGGCACCGGCTCATCGAGGCGGCCGACCGTACCTACGCGGTCGTGCTCAATCCCGCGGACGGGCCCGGCGGGGCCGCCGATCCCGCCTTCGTCGCCGCGGCGGGCGCGCTGCGCGGAGCGGGAGCCCGTGTGCTGGGCTATGTGGACACCGACTACGGCACCCGGCGGGCCGCGGATGTCACCGCCGATGCCGCCCGGCACCGGGAGTGGTACGCCACCGACGGCTGCTTCCTGGACCGGGTGAGCGCTGCCGGGGACGCACTGCCCGCCTACCGGAAGCTGGTCCGCGCGCTCCGCCGGCAGGGCGCGTCGCCCGTGGTCCTGAACCCGGGTGTGCACCCGGCTCCCGGCTACGCCGGGATCGCGGACCTCCTCGTCACGTTCGAGGGCCCCTGGTCCACCTACGTCTCGGCGTTCAGCAGACCCGACTGGACGACGCGCTGGGCGCCCGACCGCTTCTGCCACCTGGTGTACGGCGTCCCCGGGGCGCTGGCCGAAGTGGCCGTGCGCGCCGCCCACGAGCGTGGCGCCGCGGTGTCGGGCCCGGTCACCGGGAAGCCGCCCAACCCGTGGTCCCGGCTGACGCCAGTGCTGTCGGGAGCGGAACGATGA
- a CDS encoding SDR family NAD(P)-dependent oxidoreductase, whose protein sequence is MNAPPLAAVTGAEGFIGSHLTEALVAAGHRVRAMAQYNSFSSYGWLETLSPAVLDQVEIVLGDVRDPGSVRHLVEGADTVYHLAALIAIPYSYRAPHSYVDTNVTGTLNVLEAVRAAGTPRLVHTSTSETYGTAQTVPITEDHPINTQSPYAASKAGGDRLADSYHASFDTPVVTLRPFNTFGPRQSMRAVIPTVIGQVAAGERTITLGDLRPTRDFTFVKDTAQAFLAVGAAPAEQVVGRTFNAGTGGEISVGDLVTLIGKVMDTALDVREDAQRLRPANSEVMRLVADAGRLRAATGWSPAHSLEEGLAQTVEFFGDPGNLARYKTGIYNI, encoded by the coding sequence GTGAACGCCCCACCACTCGCCGCCGTCACCGGAGCCGAGGGCTTCATCGGCTCCCACCTCACCGAGGCGCTCGTCGCCGCCGGGCACCGGGTGAGGGCCATGGCGCAGTACAACTCCTTCTCCTCGTACGGCTGGCTGGAGACCCTCTCCCCCGCCGTCCTCGACCAGGTCGAGATCGTCCTCGGCGATGTCCGCGACCCGGGGTCGGTCCGCCATCTCGTCGAAGGGGCCGACACCGTCTACCACTTGGCCGCGCTCATCGCCATCCCGTACTCCTACCGGGCGCCCCACAGCTACGTGGACACCAACGTCACCGGAACGCTGAACGTGCTGGAGGCGGTACGGGCCGCCGGCACTCCGCGGCTGGTGCACACCTCCACCAGCGAGACCTACGGCACCGCGCAGACCGTGCCGATCACCGAGGACCACCCGATCAACACCCAGTCTCCTTATGCGGCTTCGAAGGCGGGCGGCGACCGGCTCGCCGACAGCTACCACGCCAGCTTCGACACCCCGGTGGTGACACTGCGGCCGTTCAACACCTTCGGGCCGCGGCAGTCCATGCGGGCCGTGATCCCCACCGTCATCGGCCAGGTCGCGGCGGGAGAGCGGACCATCACCCTCGGCGACCTGCGTCCCACCCGGGACTTCACGTTCGTCAAGGACACCGCGCAGGCCTTCCTTGCGGTCGGCGCCGCGCCCGCCGAGCAGGTCGTGGGACGTACCTTCAACGCGGGCACCGGCGGCGAGATCTCCGTCGGCGACCTGGTGACCCTCATCGGCAAGGTGATGGACACCGCGCTCGACGTCCGCGAGGACGCCCAGCGGCTGCGGCCCGCGAACTCCGAGGTCATGCGCCTGGTCGCGGATGCCGGGCGACTGCGCGCCGCGACCGGCTGGAGCCCGGCGCACAGCCTGGAGGAGGGCCTCGCGCAGACGGTGGAGTTCTTCGGCGATCCGGGCAACCTCGCCCGCTACAAGACCGGCATCTACAACATCTGA